One Novosphingobium sp. 9U genomic window, GACGCGGACCGTCGAACTACACCCGTTCCGACGAGCGCATCCGCGAGGACGCCAACGATCACCTGACGCATGACCACCATGTGGACGCCAGCCACATCACCGTCAGCGTCAAGGATGGCGAGCTGACGCTCGACGGCACGGTCGAGAGCCGCGACGCCAAGCGCCGCGCCGAGGATTGCGTGGAGCACATCTCGGGCGTTAAGCACGTGCAGAACAACCTGCGGGTGCAGGATCGCAGCACCAGCAGCAGCAGCTATGGTTCGAGCGGGTCCGGCCTCGCCGGCACCAGCAGCTCGAGTTATGGCCAGAGTGCCGGGCAGACTGCCGGACTTGGCTCGAGCACGACCGGCTCATCCGGCAGCAGCTCGGGCCTGAGTGGCAGCACCGCGGCTTCGACCACGGGAAGCACGTCGACGACCACACCTTCGTCGACCACGTCGAGCACCGGCGGCGCCAACACGACCGAGGGCATCGGCTCGACGGCGACCGCAGGCGTGGGCAGCACGTCGCGCACGAGCGACAAGACCAGCTGAGGCGCGTCCAACGCCTGAGTGAAGGAAGGGGAGCCTCGCGGCTCCCCTTTTCTTTGGGTGCGAATGGAGCAGCTGGCAGTTATGACGTTGAAGCCGCCGCTTGCACTTCGACCCGACACGCAAGCCGCGAACCGGTCAATGCCCGGTCTGCTCTCCCCGCTGTAATCCTGACAAAGCCAGCTGCTTGTCGATCTGCGCCAGCAGCCGCTCCAGTCCCTCGCGCGTCTCGCTTTCGGCACGGGCGACCAGCACGTCCTGCGTGTTCGAGGCACGCAGCAGCCACCAGCCATCGGCGGTGGTCACGCGCACGCCGTCGATGTCGACCACCTCGGCCTCGGTCTTGGCGAGCCGTTCCCGCACCTCCTCCACCGCTGCGAACTTGCGGCTCTCGTCGACCTGAAACCGCAGCTCCGGCGTGTTGAACATCTCGGGCATGGCGCCACGCAGGTCCGTCACGCTCCGGCCCAGGCGCAGCGAGGCAGCGATTAGGCGCACGGCGGCGTAGAGCCCGTCGTCGAAGCCGTAGTAGCCGTGCTTAAAAAACACGTGGCCCGTCATCTCGCCCCCGAGCGGCGCGCCGGTCTCCTGCATCTTGGCCTTGATCAGCGAATGCCCGGTCTTCCACATCAGCGGCACGCCGCCATGCGCCGCGATCGTGTCGATCAGTGCGCCGCTGGCCTTGATGTCGGCGATCACGGTGGCGCCGGGCAGCTCGCGGAGCAGGTCCTGCGCAAAGATGCCGAGCAGCTGGTCGCCCCAAATCACCCGTCCTTGGCCGTCGACCACGCCGATGCGGTCCGCATCGCCGTCGAAAGCGACTCCGAAATCGAGGTTCTTCTCCGCGACCAGGGTGCGCAGGTCTGCGAGGTTCTTTTCCTCGGTAGGATCAGGATGATGGTTGGGAAACGTTCCGTCGACTTCGGTGAAGAGCAAGTGGTGCTCGCCTGGCATGCGGCTGGTCAGCAGCTCCAGGGCCGGGCCGGCGGCACCATTGCCCGCGTCCCAGCCGACCCTGAGCGTATTCACCTTGTCGGCAGCCAAGCCGTCGAGGCCGCGGAGGACGCGGGTGACATAGGCGTCCAGCACGTCGGCCTGCGTGACAATGCCGCAAACGGCAACGTCATCCCAGTCGCCTTCGGCCGCCATAGCGCCGAGCGCCTGGATCTGCGTGCCGAAGAACGGCCGCCCGCCAAGTACCATCTTGAAGCCATTGTGATCGGCGGGATTGTGGCTGCCAGTTATCTGAATGCCGCCCTGCACATTTTCCATTGAGGCTTCGGCGTAGTACAGCATCGGCGTCGGGCCGAGCCCCACGCTGACCACATCCACGCCGCTGGCGACAAGACCCTGGATCAGCGCGCTCTCCAGCATCGGCGAGCTGATCCGACCGTCGTAGCCCACCACCACCTTGGAACCGCCGCTCCGCGCGACCAGCGTGCCGAAGCTGCGGCCGATGGCGCAGGCATCCTCTACACCCAGCGTCGTGCCGAATACGCCGCGAATGTCGTACTCGCGCAGGATCGTGGGATCGAACGCGTGAGCCATGCGCGGCGTGATCAGTCCGCGGCGTGCGGAGGCAGCGCGGCGAGCAGCAGGTCGCGCGCGGCATTCGCCTCGTGGACGAGCTCGTTGCTGCCGCCCCGGTCAGGGTGGACCTGGGCAATCAGGCGGCGGTGCGCCTCGATGATGTCCTGCCGCCCCGCGCCGGGCGCCACGCCCAGCAGCGTGCTTGCCCGTTGCTGCCCGACCCGCTCCTGCACCGAGGGACCGGTGAGCGCCTTGGGCTGCCAGGGCCAGCGCCCCGTCACCATCTTCCACACCACCGCCGCCAACGCAGCCAGGATGACCAGCTTGATCACTTGCCGATGCCTTTCGGGCCGCTCACTCGGCCGCGACAGCGAGGTCGGGCTCGTCCACAACCGCAGGACGGGTCGGCACTGGCAGGTTCAGCCCGGCCACCAGGCCGCGCAGCTCCTGACGCGCGACGAGGTGGCTGGTGCCCAGGTCACCCAACTGGCCCTTGTCGAGCAGCGTCAGGCCTGACGGGAACAGCTCGCGGAAGATCACGCGCTCGGACAGACCACCGGCAATGCGGAAGCCCACGCGCTTGGACAGTTCCTGCAACGCGCCGTCGAGACGCTTCATGTTGCGCGCCTGCAGCTGCTGCGTGCGGTTGCGCACCACCACCCAATCGAGGTCGCGCTTCGCCTCGTTGATGGTCGAGTGCGCGCGCTTCTTGCGCGCTTCCCACATCAGTTCGGCGTAAAAGGAGAGCTTCTTCACCTTGAAGGTCTCACCTTCCACCTGGCCGATCAGGTCGAAGTCAACGAAGCTGTCGTTCAGCGGCGTCACCAGCGTGTCGGCCGTGGTGGCGACGTAGCGGGCGAGCGGGTCGTCCTTGCCCGGCGTGTCGAACAGCAGGAAGTCCTGGTCGGCACCGATCTCGGCTGCGATTTCCTCCAGCTCCTCCACGCTCTCGCCGTCGTAGTAGGTGAAGCGCGTGCCTGGCAGCGCGATGTCGCGCCGCTTCTCGGTGTCGAGCCGGTTCTCCATGTAGCGGAACAGCGTGCGCTGGCGATGGTCGAGGTCGATGCAGGCCACGCGTGCGCCCTGATAGGCGAGCGCAATGGCCACGTGGACCGCGGTGGTGGACTTGCCGGTGCCGCCTTTCTCGTTGGCGAAGACGATGCGGTGCGCTGTCACGGTCTTTTCCCTGGATACCTAAAATCGTTGCCGGCTCGAAAGCTACGCGGCACAGCGCGCAACCTGTAAGTCCGATCCTGCCGACATCATATCGGAGCGCGCCGCCGCAATGCAATTGATCCACACCCTTGATCCACTGCGAAGCGCAGTCGAGTCGCTCCGCACCGACGGCGCGATCGCGCTGGTGCCCACCATGGGCGCGCTGCATGACGGCCATCTGACGCTGGTTCGCGAGGCGAAACTCCGGGCGGCACGGGTCGTCGTCTCGATCTTCGTCAATCCGCTCCAGTTCGGAGCCAACGAGGACCTCGACGCCTATCCGCGCCAGCTGGAGCGCGACTGCGCGCTGCTGGACGGCGAGGGTGTCGACCTCGTCTGGGCGCCCGGCGTCGAGGTGATGTACCCGGCGGGCTTCGCGACGAACATTGCGGTCTCCGGCGTCAGCGAAGGCCTGGACGGCGCCGCACGGCCCGGACACTTCGATGGCGTCGCCACCGTGGTGTGCAAGCTATTCAACCAGGTGCGCCCCGATCTGGCGCTGTTCGGCGAGAAGGACTGGCAGCAGCTTGCCGTCATCCGCCGCATGGCGCGCGATCTCGACCTCGTGCTGCCCCATGCCGACGCGATCCATGGCGTGGCCACGGTGCGCGAGGCGGACGGCTTGGCAATGAGCTCGCGCAACGCCTACCTCACGCCCGAGCAGCGTGCCGCTGCCGTGGCCCTGCCCACTGCCATGCGCGCGGCGATCGTCGAGATCGAAAGCGGCGTCGCGCTGGACGATGCCCTGTCCGGGCTCGCACGCACCCTGCTGGCGAGCGGGTTCCTTTCGGTTGACTACGCGGAGCTGTGCGATGCCGCCGACCTGTCTGTGCTGCCCGCGCGCTCGAACAAGCCGATGCGGCTGCTGGTCGCCGCGCGGATCGGCAAGGCGCGTCTGATCGACAACATGGCGGTGGCGCCGAGTTGACAAGTCAGCAGCCGATCCTTCCCTTCACACCCTTGAGCAGAATAGCTTGTTTGCAGCGGCCAGTTGCGCAAGTAAGAGGCGGCGCCGCGACGGGCATTGCGGCGTGCCGTCATAATGACGGCAAAGCAGGAGGGGTCCAGTTCATGAAGAAATTCATTACCGCCGTTGCAGTTACGGGCGCCGCATTCACCAGCAACGCCGCGCTGGCCGACCAGTCGTCTGGCCGCAAGCTGCAGGCGCAGGGTACGCAGGCGATTCCCGTCTGTTCGCGCAACCTGGGCACCGTCGCCATCGTCGAGCCCGACAACCAGTGGTGGCGCGAGCTCAGCCTGGGCAGCCCCGAGGCGATCCTGCGCGTGTTCGTGCAGAAGTCCGGCTGCTTCACCATGGTCAACCGCGGCCGCTCGATGCAGAGCCGCTCGATGGAGCGCGCGCTGGCCGATGATGGCGAGCTGCAGGGCGGGTCGAACCTGGGCAAGGGCCAGGTCAAGGCGGCGGACTATTTCCTGCAGCCAGACATCGTCTCGACCAACAACAACTCGGGCGGCGGCGGCATGGGCGCGGTCTTGGGCGGCATCGGCGGCATGTTCGGCCACGGCCTGGGCGCGATCGCCGGCGGCCTCAACGTCAAGAAGGGTGAGGCGAACGTCACCCTCTCGATCGTGAACGCGCGCACCACCGTCGAGGAAGCGTTGACCGAGGGCTATGCGCGCAAGAGCGACGTGAGCTTCGGCGGCGGTGGCGGCGGCTTCTTCGGCGGCACTTTCGCGGCAGCGGGTGGCGGCGGCTACCAGAACACGCAGATCGGGCAGATCATCGTGCTCGCCTATCTCGACGCCTACACCAAGCTGGTGAGCCAGCTGGGCGGCCTGCCCGCCAACGCCTCCGCCGCGGCGCCGCCGGCGAAGTAAGTTCTGGCGGGACGGGAGAGCTTCCTCCTGTTCACCCCCTACACCCGTTCGTGTCGAGCGAAGTCGAGACACGCGAGCGCTGTGCCAGCGTGTCTCGACTTCGCTCGACACGAACGGAGATGGGTTTACTTTGGCCGCAGCGACAGCCTGCTCTCGGATCGGCCGCCACTCCAACCATAAATTGCGCCGCGCCCCGCACGCCGCTAAGGCGCGTCGGTCATGACCCAAGAGCGCGATTACCGATCCACCGTCTTCCTGCCCAAGACGGACTTCCCGATGAAAGCCGGCCTTCCGCAGAAGGAACCGGCGATTCTGGCGCGCTGGCATGAACAGGACCTCTACGCCAAGACCCGCCAAGCCCGCGCCGGGGCCGAGAAGTTCATCCTCCACGACGGCCCGCCGTATGCGAACGGCGACATGCACATCGGGCATGCGCTGAACCACATCCTCAAGGACATGGTGGTGCGCACCCAGACTTTGCTGGGCAAGGACGCGCCCTACGTGCCCGGCTGGGACTGTCACGGCCTGCCGATCGAGTGGAAGGTCGAGGAGCAGTACCGCAAGAAGAAGCTCGACAAGGACCAGGTCGACCGGGTCGAGTTCCGCGCCGAATGCCGCGCCTATGCCGCCGAGTGGGTCAACGTCCAGCGCGAGCAGTTGAAGCGCCTCGGCATCAACGGCGATTGGGACAAGCCCTACCTGACGATGGACCCGCAGGCCGAGGGCACGATCGTCGCCGAACTGCTAAAGTTCGCCGAGAGCGGCCAACTCTATCGCGGCGCCAAGCCGGTGATGTGGTCTCCGGTCGAGAAAACCGCCTTGGCCGAGGCCGAGGTCGAGTACGAGGACATCGTCTCGACCCAGATCGACGTGGCGTTCGAGATCATCGAGAGCCCGGTGCCGGAGCTGGTCGGCGCACATGCGGTGATCTGGACTACGACGCCCTGGACGATTCCGGTGAACCAGGCGCTCGCGTATGGGCCTGGCGTGGATTACGCGTTGACCGTGTTGCGGGATCATGACGGCCAGGTTCTAGGCCGATACCTAGTCGCCACCGATCTCGTTTCCGGATTCCAGCGTCGCGCTGACGCGATCTTGCGCGGACAGGCGAGTTCTGAATTCCGCGGCGTGTGGAGCGTCGATAGCTTCCATCATGGCTCCGACCTCGCCGGCACGCTCGTCCGCCACCCGATGCACCACCTCAGCGGGTTCTTCGCCGAGCCGCGGCCGATGCTGCCCGGCGACTTCGTCACCACCGACAGCGGCACCGGCCTCGTCCACAT contains:
- the pgmG gene encoding phosphoglucomutase/phosphomannomutase PgmG; this encodes MAHAFDPTILREYDIRGVFGTTLGVEDACAIGRSFGTLVARSGGSKVVVGYDGRISSPMLESALIQGLVASGVDVVSVGLGPTPMLYYAEASMENVQGGIQITGSHNPADHNGFKMVLGGRPFFGTQIQALGAMAAEGDWDDVAVCGIVTQADVLDAYVTRVLRGLDGLAADKVNTLRVGWDAGNGAAGPALELLTSRMPGEHHLLFTEVDGTFPNHHPDPTEEKNLADLRTLVAEKNLDFGVAFDGDADRIGVVDGQGRVIWGDQLLGIFAQDLLRELPGATVIADIKASGALIDTIAAHGGVPLMWKTGHSLIKAKMQETGAPLGGEMTGHVFFKHGYYGFDDGLYAAVRLIAASLRLGRSVTDLRGAMPEMFNTPELRFQVDESRKFAAVEEVRERLAKTEAEVVDIDGVRVTTADGWWLLRASNTQDVLVARAESETREGLERLLAQIDKQLALSGLQRGEQTGH
- a CDS encoding division plane positioning ATPase MipZ, whose translation is MTAHRIVFANEKGGTGKSTTAVHVAIALAYQGARVACIDLDHRQRTLFRYMENRLDTEKRRDIALPGTRFTYYDGESVEELEEIAAEIGADQDFLLFDTPGKDDPLARYVATTADTLVTPLNDSFVDFDLIGQVEGETFKVKKLSFYAELMWEARKKRAHSTINEAKRDLDWVVVRNRTQQLQARNMKRLDGALQELSKRVGFRIAGGLSERVIFRELFPSGLTLLDKGQLGDLGTSHLVARQELRGLVAGLNLPVPTRPAVVDEPDLAVAAE
- a CDS encoding J domain-containing protein → MIKLVILAALAAVVWKMVTGRWPWQPKALTGPSVQERVGQQRASTLLGVAPGAGRQDIIEAHRRLIAQVHPDRGGSNELVHEANAARDLLLAALPPHAAD
- a CDS encoding CsgG/HfaB family protein; translation: MKKFITAVAVTGAAFTSNAALADQSSGRKLQAQGTQAIPVCSRNLGTVAIVEPDNQWWRELSLGSPEAILRVFVQKSGCFTMVNRGRSMQSRSMERALADDGELQGGSNLGKGQVKAADYFLQPDIVSTNNNSGGGGMGAVLGGIGGMFGHGLGAIAGGLNVKKGEANVTLSIVNARTTVEEALTEGYARKSDVSFGGGGGGFFGGTFAAAGGGGYQNTQIGQIIVLAYLDAYTKLVSQLGGLPANASAAAPPAK
- the panC gene encoding pantoate--beta-alanine ligase → MQLIHTLDPLRSAVESLRTDGAIALVPTMGALHDGHLTLVREAKLRAARVVVSIFVNPLQFGANEDLDAYPRQLERDCALLDGEGVDLVWAPGVEVMYPAGFATNIAVSGVSEGLDGAARPGHFDGVATVVCKLFNQVRPDLALFGEKDWQQLAVIRRMARDLDLVLPHADAIHGVATVREADGLAMSSRNAYLTPEQRAAAVALPTAMRAAIVEIESGVALDDALSGLARTLLASGFLSVDYAELCDAADLSVLPARSNKPMRLLVAARIGKARLIDNMAVAPS